In a genomic window of Flavobacterium crassostreae:
- a CDS encoding DMT family transporter — MTNAKPRVALVVGILCISVFPVLIKLELASGLISAFYRMAIAFLLLLPYMLFTKKFKLPKKETLILAVICGILFSTDVALWNIAIQESSATQATLLTNLSPLWVGIFSYVFLKIKPATNFWIGTLVAFFGMAMLVGFHFFITLNFDRAFVLALLSGIVYAMYMLVSKKALSDMDVLSFMLISLFTSTVYLALVGYWNQESFYGFTNKGWLVLFIQGAVCQLAAWLSISYATQHMRPTRISLSLLAQAILTAILAWLFLDEKITLNRIVGGIVLLLGIRITFYTKTLGAKKQDH, encoded by the coding sequence ATGACCAACGCAAAACCAAGAGTAGCACTAGTGGTTGGAATACTCTGTATTTCTGTATTTCCGGTTTTGATAAAACTGGAACTTGCCTCTGGATTGATTTCGGCATTTTATAGGATGGCAATTGCTTTTTTGTTGCTATTGCCTTACATGCTTTTTACCAAAAAATTTAAGTTACCTAAAAAAGAAACTCTTATTTTGGCGGTAATTTGTGGCATCTTGTTTTCTACGGATGTGGCTCTATGGAATATAGCCATACAAGAGTCTAGTGCAACTCAAGCTACTTTATTAACTAATTTATCTCCGTTGTGGGTTGGGATTTTTTCGTATGTTTTTTTAAAAATAAAACCTGCCACCAATTTCTGGATAGGCACTTTGGTGGCTTTCTTTGGCATGGCAATGCTGGTGGGGTTTCATTTTTTTATTACTTTAAATTTTGACAGAGCCTTTGTTTTGGCTCTGTTGTCCGGGATAGTGTATGCCATGTATATGTTAGTGAGTAAAAAAGCCCTTTCGGATATGGATGTACTCTCCTTTATGCTTATTAGTTTGTTTACCTCTACGGTATATTTAGCACTAGTAGGATATTGGAACCAAGAGTCTTTTTATGGTTTTACCAATAAGGGCTGGCTCGTGTTGTTTATTCAGGGAGCCGTATGCCAATTAGCAGCTTGGCTATCCATTAGTTATGCCACGCAACACATGCGTCCTACTAGAATATCTTTAAGTTTGTTGGCCCAAGCCATACTTACGGCTATTTTGGCATGGTTGTTTCTGGATGAAAAAATCACTCTTAACAGAATAGTCGGCGGGATTGTTTTGCTGCTGGGTATTCGCATTACTTTTTATACCAAAACACTTGGAGCAAAAAAACAAGACCACTAA